From the genome of Triticum aestivum cultivar Chinese Spring chromosome 3B, IWGSC CS RefSeq v2.1, whole genome shotgun sequence, one region includes:
- the LOC123065275 gene encoding glucan endo-1,3-beta-D-glucosidase isoform X2 → MARGSQPSASLLLFSLGLVLLCLTSGSTVRLAEAQTWCMAKPSSDEKVLQANINYACSNVSCAVIQPGGPCYNPNNLLSHTSVAMNLYFAANGRHSWNCYFADSGIIVKSDPSYGSCTYY, encoded by the exons ATGGCCAGGGGGTCTCAGCCATCTGCATCGCTCCTGCTCTTCTCTCTCGGGCTTGTGCTCCTCTGCCTCACCTCAG GAAGCACCGTCAGGCTGGCCGAGGCACAG ACGTGGTGCATGGCGAAGCCGTCGTCGGACGAGAAGGTCCTGCAGGCGAACATCAACTACGCGTGCTCCAACGTGAGCTGCGCCGTGATCCAGCCGGGCGGGCCCTGCTACAACCCCAACAACCTGCTGTCGCACACCTCCGTCGCCATGAACCTCTACTTCGCCGCCAACGGCCGGCACTCCTGGAACTGCTACTTCGCCGACTCGGGCATCATCGTCAAGTCCGACCCCA GTTACGGTTCGTGCACCTACTACTGA
- the LOC123065275 gene encoding glucan endo-1,3-beta-D-glucosidase isoform X1 — protein sequence MARGSQPSASLLLFSLGLVLLCLTSGSTVRLAEAQKTWCMAKPSSDEKVLQANINYACSNVSCAVIQPGGPCYNPNNLLSHTSVAMNLYFAANGRHSWNCYFADSGIIVKSDPSYGSCTYY from the exons ATGGCCAGGGGGTCTCAGCCATCTGCATCGCTCCTGCTCTTCTCTCTCGGGCTTGTGCTCCTCTGCCTCACCTCAG GAAGCACCGTCAGGCTGGCCGAGGCACAG AAGACGTGGTGCATGGCGAAGCCGTCGTCGGACGAGAAGGTCCTGCAGGCGAACATCAACTACGCGTGCTCCAACGTGAGCTGCGCCGTGATCCAGCCGGGCGGGCCCTGCTACAACCCCAACAACCTGCTGTCGCACACCTCCGTCGCCATGAACCTCTACTTCGCCGCCAACGGCCGGCACTCCTGGAACTGCTACTTCGCCGACTCGGGCATCATCGTCAAGTCCGACCCCA GTTACGGTTCGTGCACCTACTACTGA